In the Sediminibacter sp. Hel_I_10 genome, one interval contains:
- a CDS encoding porin produces MKQICQLKILIALIFSSSSISAQVDSTWHQKPQLSISGFADVFYVYDFNQPQGTERQPFLFNHNRHNEFNLNLGLVKMDFEHVKYRANFALQTGTYANDNYAAEPGLLKNIFEANIGISLNKKNNLWLDAGVLPSHIGFESAISMDNMTLTRSLLAENSPYFLTGAKLTFNPNEKWEIAGLIVNGWQRIQRLEGNSLPSFGTQVNFSPTNKVTLNWSTFIGTDDPDTTRRMRYFNNFYGQFQLTEKFDLITGFDIGTQQRTKNSSAYDFWLSPVIIGQYTINDTWKTAIRAEYYQDETGIIIPTGTMNGFQTTGLSLNLDYSPTQNIICRMEGRWLNSRDNVFETKNNFTNDNFMIGASIAIKFSETLNK; encoded by the coding sequence ATGAAGCAGATTTGTCAGTTAAAAATACTTATCGCACTAATTTTTTCAAGTTCAAGCATATCGGCACAAGTGGATAGCACTTGGCACCAAAAACCGCAATTGAGTATTTCAGGTTTTGCAGACGTTTTTTATGTCTATGATTTTAATCAGCCACAAGGTACAGAAAGACAACCGTTCTTGTTCAATCATAATCGACACAACGAGTTTAACTTGAATTTGGGACTTGTAAAAATGGATTTTGAACATGTAAAATACCGAGCCAATTTTGCACTACAAACAGGTACTTATGCCAATGACAATTATGCAGCAGAACCAGGTCTTTTGAAAAATATCTTTGAAGCGAATATTGGCATTTCACTGAATAAGAAAAATAACCTTTGGCTAGATGCAGGTGTTTTACCATCTCATATTGGCTTTGAAAGTGCTATATCAATGGACAACATGACTTTGACGCGTTCTTTGTTGGCTGAAAATTCACCTTATTTTTTAACAGGAGCAAAACTGACTTTTAACCCAAATGAAAAATGGGAAATAGCAGGATTGATTGTTAATGGTTGGCAACGCATTCAAAGATTGGAAGGCAATTCATTACCATCTTTTGGAACACAAGTGAATTTCAGCCCAACTAATAAAGTCACTTTAAATTGGAGCACATTTATTGGAACTGATGACCCAGACACCACAAGAAGAATGCGCTATTTCAATAATTTTTATGGTCAATTTCAACTAACTGAAAAGTTTGATTTAATTACAGGCTTTGACATTGGAACACAACAGCGAACAAAAAACAGTTCCGCTTACGACTTTTGGTTGAGCCCTGTCATTATTGGACAATACACGATTAACGACACTTGGAAAACTGCTATCAGAGCAGAGTATTATCAAGACGAGACAGGAATAATAATCCCAACAGGAACAATGAATGGCTTCCAAACCACAGGACTTTCATTAAATCTAGACTATTCACCAACCCAAAACATCATTTGCCGAATGGAAGGTCGTTGGCTAAACAGTAGAGACAACGTTTTTGAAACCAAAAACAATTTCACAAACGACAACTTTATGATCGGAGCATCAATAGCAATCAAATTTTCGGAAACTCTAAACAAATAG
- a CDS encoding outer membrane beta-barrel protein, with the protein MKQKLLLALLLIFSMKSFSQDSKFSLELNYPIPIDENFIGKNFNGIIDAGLKYRFVNLEVISIGAAFNAGMYKNTKGDRVQPFDVTTYIFSPKIYAEFNMKSITKLHPSLGLGYSVINSKADVYRFNNQNNFSVSSSEKENGVNLNLGVAHDITNKLFAQVQYDFIKISVDNEVPDIKYNSNINILKIGLGYRL; encoded by the coding sequence ATGAAGCAAAAATTATTATTGGCATTACTACTAATTTTTTCAATGAAATCATTTTCACAAGACTCGAAATTTAGTCTTGAATTGAATTATCCAATTCCAATTGACGAAAATTTTATCGGAAAAAATTTTAACGGCATTATTGACGCTGGACTTAAATATCGTTTCGTGAATTTGGAGGTTATTAGTATTGGTGCCGCTTTCAATGCAGGAATGTATAAAAACACAAAAGGAGACAGAGTTCAACCTTTTGACGTTACAACTTATATTTTCAGTCCTAAAATCTATGCTGAATTTAATATGAAATCAATAACTAAACTTCATCCCTCTCTAGGCTTAGGCTACTCTGTAATAAATTCTAAAGCAGATGTTTATAGATTTAACAATCAAAATAATTTTTCTGTGAGTTCAAGTGAAAAGGAAAATGGAGTCAACCTCAATTTAGGTGTAGCTCATGACATAACCAATAAACTATTTGCCCAAGTTCAGTATGATTTTATAAAAATAAGCGTTGACAACGAAGTACCTGACATAAAATATAATTCAAATATTAATATTTTAAAAATCGGACTAGGTTACCGACTATAA
- a CDS encoding S41 family peptidase — MKTMSRLLFTLTFLALGTVSLRAQDCTCAETFEKVVQVYENDYALFHIKVTETNRALYDANTNLFRKKTDRVSAIEECLPVLEQWLQFFRDGHTYIRFKGNSAITDTRRSIVMDKNVFLKQIKNIKKTKTHKDNDLLGIWKYGAYEVGIMPKKEANNEFIGVILNSTNVLWKLGDLKFELKQVYGNDYEVVYYMDNNSGRKLKGKLQNQEHLELIDFNNWVKVWPSNTHTVTKAEEAELYSDFHFRMIDGKIPYIRFPNFYEKEPAFVDSLIQAHHQELVNADFYIVDVRDNNGGNDAVYKPLFPYILSGPIQTPNYGLWLSKGNIDIFLDGRKPEELDEEGKAEYDYLSSLTGSVFWPDGDEYASTSIPDTLYAPHQKVAVLINKKTISSGETFVYRTRQSEKVILYGQNTAGIIDGFNVLTRRIDCFDLNYPSSLRAKDVAKNPIDPYGMAPDVYIEENLDVLKFAIEHMSILIDKK; from the coding sequence ATGAAAACAATGTCAAGGCTGTTATTTACGCTCACGTTTTTAGCGTTAGGCACCGTATCCTTACGAGCCCAAGACTGTACTTGTGCAGAAACATTTGAAAAAGTCGTTCAGGTGTATGAAAATGATTATGCGTTATTTCACATCAAGGTCACCGAGACCAATAGAGCTCTTTATGATGCCAATACAAACCTGTTTCGGAAAAAAACCGATCGTGTTTCTGCCATAGAAGAATGCCTTCCTGTACTTGAACAATGGCTCCAGTTCTTTAGGGATGGCCATACTTATATCAGATTCAAAGGTAACAGCGCCATTACAGACACCAGACGCAGCATCGTGATGGATAAGAACGTTTTCCTCAAACAAATAAAAAACATAAAGAAAACCAAAACCCATAAAGACAATGATCTCTTAGGGATTTGGAAATATGGGGCTTATGAAGTGGGCATTATGCCAAAAAAAGAGGCTAACAATGAATTTATTGGTGTTATACTAAACAGTACCAATGTTCTTTGGAAACTTGGAGATCTAAAATTTGAGCTCAAACAAGTATATGGTAATGATTATGAGGTGGTGTATTATATGGACAACAATAGCGGACGAAAATTGAAGGGCAAACTTCAAAACCAGGAACACTTAGAATTGATCGATTTCAACAATTGGGTAAAGGTTTGGCCGTCAAATACACATACAGTTACAAAAGCAGAGGAAGCAGAGCTTTATAGTGATTTCCATTTTCGAATGATAGATGGAAAGATTCCCTACATTCGTTTCCCTAATTTCTATGAAAAAGAACCAGCATTTGTAGACAGCTTAATACAAGCACATCATCAGGAATTGGTCAATGCCGATTTTTATATTGTTGATGTAAGGGATAACAACGGAGGTAACGATGCCGTTTATAAGCCCCTTTTTCCTTACATATTATCTGGGCCTATTCAAACACCTAATTACGGCCTCTGGCTCTCCAAAGGCAATATTGATATTTTTCTGGATGGCCGTAAGCCTGAAGAACTGGATGAGGAGGGCAAAGCAGAATATGATTACCTCTCCTCTTTAACAGGATCAGTATTCTGGCCAGATGGAGATGAATATGCCAGTACCTCAATACCAGATACACTTTACGCGCCCCATCAAAAAGTAGCAGTGCTCATAAATAAAAAAACCATTAGCTCAGGAGAAACGTTTGTCTACAGGACAAGGCAGAGTGAAAAGGTAATTCTCTATGGGCAAAACACGGCCGGAATAATAGATGGGTTTAATGTGCTCACGAGAAGAATAGACTGTTTTGACCTTAATTATCCCTCCTCTCTACGGGCAAAGGATGTTGCTAAAAACCCCATAGATCCTTATGGTATGGCACCAGACGTGTATATCGAGGAAAACTTGGATGTCTTAAAATTCGCCATTGAACATATGTCAATCTTAATTGATAAAAAATAA
- a CDS encoding nucleoside hydrolase-like domain-containing protein has protein sequence MRYIFLFTFLLCVDYCTAQVDQSDKQRLIVTTDLGGTDPDDIQSMIHLLVCSNVIDIEGLVSSQVWIDDPDKTDKIIESIDWYEDILPNLKKQAQGYPEGNYLKSVTKRGQAKSNMSGVGKGKDSPGSELIISVVDNKEDKRPVWISGWGGMNTLAQALWKVKNTRSKNEQREFIKKIRIYDVLGQDDAGAWIAKSFPDIVYIRNKKIYGWAPSDEWIKNNVQNIMPLGQYYPDRVWATEGDTPAFLFVYVNGLNAPEHIDYGGWGGRFSTEKISGIRGMDFIVKSGKDETQYDPYYMYGSTEEGIEAINNWKQHIFNDFAARMLWTTTENYSAVNHHPVAIVDGDNSLKVINKKAISGDSLIFDASASNDPDENTLDYKWSVYNEPSTYKGAITIEESSSSICKILVPSEASGKTIHLILEITDNGTPALTAYRRIVINVDKKE, from the coding sequence ATGAGATATATATTTCTATTTACATTTTTGCTGTGCGTAGACTATTGTACAGCACAAGTTGACCAAAGCGACAAGCAAAGGCTCATTGTTACTACCGACCTTGGAGGTACAGACCCCGATGATATCCAATCTATGATTCATCTTTTGGTTTGCTCTAATGTAATAGACATTGAAGGCCTTGTAAGCTCCCAAGTTTGGATAGATGATCCTGACAAGACCGACAAGATAATTGAATCTATAGATTGGTATGAAGACATATTACCCAACTTAAAAAAGCAAGCCCAAGGATATCCCGAGGGAAACTATTTAAAGTCAGTCACTAAGCGAGGTCAAGCAAAATCTAATATGTCTGGTGTCGGTAAGGGAAAAGACTCTCCTGGCTCAGAACTGATTATTTCTGTAGTAGACAATAAAGAAGATAAGCGACCGGTATGGATTTCTGGATGGGGAGGCATGAATACTCTTGCACAAGCCCTTTGGAAAGTAAAGAATACTCGAAGCAAAAATGAACAAAGAGAATTCATAAAGAAAATTCGGATTTACGATGTGCTTGGTCAAGATGATGCGGGTGCTTGGATTGCAAAAAGTTTTCCTGACATTGTTTATATACGCAACAAAAAAATCTATGGATGGGCTCCATCTGACGAATGGATTAAGAACAATGTTCAGAATATAATGCCATTAGGACAATATTATCCTGACAGGGTATGGGCCACGGAAGGCGATACTCCTGCTTTTCTTTTTGTATATGTCAATGGATTAAACGCACCAGAACACATAGATTACGGAGGATGGGGTGGTCGATTTTCCACAGAAAAAATAAGTGGAATACGCGGCATGGATTTTATTGTCAAGAGTGGTAAAGATGAAACACAATATGACCCTTATTACATGTACGGCAGTACAGAAGAAGGCATTGAAGCCATAAACAATTGGAAACAACACATTTTTAATGATTTTGCAGCCCGTATGTTGTGGACTACCACAGAAAACTATTCTGCTGTAAACCATCATCCCGTAGCTATTGTAGATGGCGATAACTCATTGAAAGTTATTAATAAAAAAGCGATTTCTGGAGATTCTTTGATTTTTGATGCTTCGGCATCAAATGATCCTGATGAAAATACTCTGGATTATAAATGGTCGGTTTATAATGAACCAAGTACATATAAAGGTGCAATAACAATAGAAGAAAGTTCTTCATCAATATGTAAAATACTTGTACCTTCTGAGGCGTCAGGCAAGACAATACATCTTATTTTAGAAATAACTGACAACGGCACTCCAGCTTTGACTGCGTATAGACGAATTGTAATAAATGTAGACAAAAAAGAATAA
- a CDS encoding helix-turn-helix domain-containing protein, which translates to METPKNGSCRKKQYQKISFDLKLSIIDEIANGQTSVNHAANKYNIPRSSIEYWIKKLSNFENKSNTMSKNQEIKKLKERIEELEFVKDFQQDVIADFENVTGEHLSKKYLPEALVKEIEKKRKDLTR; encoded by the coding sequence ATGGAAACACCAAAGAATGGCTCCTGCCGAAAAAAACAGTACCAAAAAATAAGTTTCGACCTGAAACTTTCCATCATTGACGAAATTGCAAACGGACAGACCTCCGTCAATCACGCTGCAAACAAGTACAATATTCCCAGAAGCTCCATTGAGTATTGGATCAAGAAATTGAGTAACTTCGAGAACAAATCCAATACAATGAGTAAAAACCAAGAAATCAAAAAACTTAAAGAGCGCATCGAGGAACTTGAGTTCGTCAAGGACTTCCAACAGGACGTGATAGCTGACTTTGAAAACGTTACGGGAGAGCATCTCTCAAAAAAGTACTTGCCCGAAGCATTAGTAAAAGAGATAGAGAAAAAGAGAAAAGACCTTACAAGGTAA
- a CDS encoding IS3 family transposase, producing the protein MSKQAYYKRLKANHDKEKRDQTVLDLVRQKRKIHYRSGCRKLIKYIGSELRENNIKMGRDALFDLLRSYGMLIKKNKRYHITTDSKHLLYKSPNLIKDLEITHSEQVFVSDITYIKTDDGHAYLALVTDAYSKKLMGWALDDNMRATLVVKALDMAIKNMEFKHENIIHHSDRGIQYCCPEFTDFAEKNNFILSTTQQYDPYENAVAERINGILKYEFGLKKTIKSVDIARLIMKQATRIYNQQRIHWSLGLETPECIHKKYNPIKYRSYRKKTA; encoded by the coding sequence ATAAGCAAACAGGCGTACTATAAACGTCTAAAGGCAAATCATGATAAAGAAAAAAGAGATCAAACAGTCCTGGACCTTGTGCGTCAGAAAAGAAAGATCCACTATAGATCAGGTTGTAGAAAATTGATCAAGTACATTGGGAGCGAACTTAGGGAAAACAACATAAAAATGGGAAGAGATGCATTGTTCGACCTACTAAGATCCTATGGAATGCTGATCAAAAAAAACAAACGCTATCATATTACAACAGACTCCAAACATCTGTTATACAAATCTCCAAACCTCATAAAAGACTTGGAAATTACCCATAGCGAACAGGTATTTGTCAGCGATATAACCTATATAAAAACAGATGACGGTCACGCTTATTTGGCACTGGTAACAGATGCCTACTCTAAGAAACTAATGGGTTGGGCATTGGACGACAATATGAGGGCCACATTGGTCGTAAAGGCTCTGGACATGGCCATAAAGAACATGGAATTCAAGCACGAGAACATCATTCACCACTCGGACAGGGGCATACAGTACTGTTGTCCAGAGTTCACTGATTTTGCAGAGAAAAACAACTTTATACTTAGCACAACCCAGCAGTATGACCCTTATGAGAACGCAGTGGCAGAAAGGATAAACGGGATACTCAAGTATGAGTTCGGACTCAAGAAAACAATCAAGAGCGTAGATATCGCAAGGCTAATCATGAAACAGGCAACACGGATATACAACCAGCAAAGAATCCATTGGAGCCTGGGGCTCGAAACACCTGAATGTATCCACAAGAAATACAACCCAATAAAGTACAGGTCATACAGAAAGAAAACGGCCTAG